The genomic region AAAAGACTCCTTTAGCTCTTCCCACGCTCCTTGAGTGTAAGGAACTTCCGGACAACACGAAGGAAATCCTCTCTCCAGAAGCAGCGACTTACCACACTCAGCCGAGGTCCCTAGCCACCAAAATACCATCACTCGACCTGGAATCCTGCTCCTGCTGGGAACAGACATCATACACAACCTACTCGAGCTACGGAATTGGCCTCCAAATGCTCCCTTTGCTCAGAGGTTAGCACTTGGTTGGGTCATAGTAGGAGCCGTCTGCCCAGGAGGTGCATCTGTGTACTTGCCCATATCGAGGATGACAACAAACCTGCACCTTCAATGGATGACCTTACTTTCCTGAGGGTGATGGATAACTGGTTCCATCAAGACAGCTCATATGGATGGGTGGCACATTTCCCCATCTGCAGCACACGACAACGCCTCCCGAACAGGCGTGAGCAAGCAGCCGCTTTCACGTATGCCCAACAAACATCCTAAAATTACTGGGGAAGAAAACGAACAGTATAATTGCAAAACTAGAAATCTGGAAAATGGTTGAAACATGAACACCGGTTACAAATCTGTTAAAACgaagacaatttttttttacagattccAGATTTGTTTTGGACTCTTGTATTTTTCATACTATCTAATTGGCTTATTTGGAAGTTTCGATGGTGATCCCTCTTGAAAGACAGAATTTTACTTCTGTAGTTCGAATCCAGTTGAAGGTCGTGTTATTCTTTAGTATTTGACTGTGCTATTCTATTGATCGGGAACATTAACTCTAATATGTTTAACGTTGTTGTTTCTTTTTGTGACAGCCATGATTTCAGTTGGTGTCATCTTTTACAGTTACCAGGCGGGGAATGTTATGTCTGTCCTGATTTggattgttattttatttctaatttctAGATCTCACTGCTTACCTGTGGATCCACAGCTGTTGTTGATTGCTGATCGGCGCGTTGTTAGGCAATTAGCTGTCGTTATCAGGTCGGCCATTTTATATCTTTGTACATTTCATTTAGTAGTTAGAAGTCGAACTAATTAACAGGGAGAGGCTGTGCAAGTCAGAATGTTCTCTAACTTTCGATCACTCCCCTTTGTCCCTTATCCTTATCTCTGTGATCCTTTTACCCCTCTTTACATTCCTCCCGCCCTCACCACCTGCCCATTGTCCACAGCTTCCTTCCTTCCTGTTTCCTAGCTACTCCACTTTATTCcattttctccagccctttgtcccTTCGACGTATCGTACCCCAGCGTCTCTGATCATCTCCTTTCCGCTCCCTCCTTCACTGACGTACATACCCACGCACAAAAACACATACGGACGCACGCACACGCTCAGCATCTGAGATCGTAATTTGGAACTTCCAGGCGGCTTCTCTACCGACTGCGCCACTCTTCCACCCATAGATGTTTTTTACATTGAAATGATTTATTGAAGTAAAGTTTAAGCTAAAAACAGCACTGCCATTTATATTTTTCTGCAACAAATTTATTACCAGTCATTTTTCCTCAATAATACCATGTCCCTCGTAATGCTGAAAATATGTGCGGTCATATATTTTGTAAATAAAtgcgatttttaaaaaaaacagttgttATAAATTTTTCTTTGCTTGGTATGGCTATAATTTGCACTGATgagtttcaaaatcagaatcatggtTGTATTTACTTAGTTGACGTAAAATTCTATATTTTGCGATAACAAAGACAcgaaataactataaattactgAATATTGCAAAACATGAATTATGAGAATGTAATTGAAGGAAATTggaagggggatgtcagagttaagttttttgtACAGAGTTTTGGGTGCTTGGAACATCCTGCTAggtgtggtggtagaagcagatatattaGGAACACCTAAGAAACTGTTAGGCACtgatagaagaatggaggattatgtgggaggggatggttagattgatcagagtagattaaaagatcGGCGCAACATTATGGGTTGAAGGCTCAGCTCGTAAATACATGAACTCTTACGGGAAGAGATTCAGGAGCTCATATGTTCTATGAGGCAGTGTTGAcggcaggggaagaagctgttcctgaatcaagtgtaggtcttcaagctcctgaatctCTTCCCGTAAGAGGTCATGTATTTACGAGCTGAGGGTCCTTGGTGCCAGGTGTCGTCCTCTTGAGGCCTCTATTCTGTCCCAactcattgatgcaatcacaaagaaggtgcatcagtggctctacttcatgaggagtttgaggagatttggcacgtTACCAAAGGTTCTTTCacgtttctacagatgtgccatgaagagcattctgactggttgcatcactgcctggtacgggggCTCCAAAGTGCAGGATTGCATGAGGCTGCAGGGAGTTATGGATTTAGTCAGATCCAGAATATTCATGTCCCTCTCCACCACCGAGGGCATCTTCAACAGGCAGTGCCTCACAAAGTCATCGTCCTAcagaggaccctcaccatctacaCATCACTttcgtcagggaggaggtacaggagcctaaagcccAACATTGAATAATTCAGAAACACATTTTCCCCCTCGGatattggatttctgaatggtccatgaagccATGATCGCCACCTTGCAATtcgtcttttgcactatttaatattTTGTAGTTTACAGTAATTTGTCTTGTGATGTACTACTACTGAAAAACAATAcacttcacgacatatgtcagtgataataagcctgattctgataagcCTGGTTCTAATTGTAAGGGCATAGGGGGAAAGTGTAAAGGGGATATGCAGGACAAGTTGGGTTTTTTCCCCACACAGTGGTTCGTGCCTGCAATGTGCTGTGAaggctggtgatggaggcagatacagtagaggTGTTtggttagacacatgaatgtgcgggTAACGTGGACCCTGTGTAGAGAGAAGAAATGTTGTTTAATTGGTTTTGTGTTTCTCACAGaacttgtgggctgaagggcctgttcctgtgctatagtgttctatgtaaTTTATAAGTACTCATAATTTTTAATTCCCTCTCTTAGCAATTAAGGGTAGCTTAATTAATCTTCCGGTGAATCTATGTAAAGGGAGAGCAGAAACTGCTTTCCAACAGAACTGATTATCCAGTGAGCCGGAATCCAGCAATTCAGGGTACCTCACTGAAAGTGGCCACAAAAGTGACAGGGTGGTACAGAAGCAATGCCGAATGCTTGCGTTAATTACTCAGGGTGCTGAGTTCAAGGGTCATGAAGTTATAAAACTGTGGCTGGGCTGCATCAGAATTATTATaatcagttctggttgctccattacAAATAAgggtgtcgaggctttggagagggtacagaagagggtttccaggatgctgtctggattagaggacgtgagctatgaggagaggttggacagacctgggttcttttctctggagtggtggaggctgaggggagacataTGTTTATAACATTATGAAAGACATGGATAGACTATACGGTTAGTATCTCTTTACCCTCATGTTGAAATATCTAACATTAGAGGCTCTACATTTAAATTTGTTGCGGGAGTGGGGGGTTGGGGTGATAAGGTCAAAGGAGATGTATGGGGTGAGTTTTGTCCATACAAAGTCGTGAATTCTTCAATGTGCTaccggggtggtggtggaggctaaaatgATAGAGGTGTTAAAGAGCCTATTAGATAGACAGGTGACAGATGATAGACAGCCTCCAATATTAAGTTggagttcactttaagaggctggtctgacgtgatgacgtaATTGCATGAGTTTCTGTTGCCGTGCTTTGTATACAGTGTTTGAGGTGCAATAATTGAGTTGTTACAGTTTCTCTTAAACGTGAAACACCTCGTgccgttttatttgtgaaaatcgTCAATATATCCCAAGGTTTtgcaaaagttccagcacatcctctttctgaaCGAATATGCTGTTGTCACATTTGTCAAGGTCACAGTCACTGGTGAAAACTGAAGGAAACTATTTATTCAGGACCTCCCCTAACTCCTCTCTCTCCAAGCACATTTCCTCTTCTATACTTGATATCTCTTACCTTCACACCAGTTATCcacctgttcttcacatacatgtagaacatattggggttttccttaatcctactggCCAAGACCTTCTCACGCCCCCCTACTAGTTCTCTtaagtccattcttcagctccttctgtGGGCGTAAATAagtttatttcttcctttttacaAGTTGTTCCTAATCTCTTTTCAATCATAGTTCTTTCACCCTATTGTCCCTTCCCTTCCTCAATGGAACAAAcccatcctgaagtccacactTCGATCGTACATTTCCCTAAGTACATCTATTCCCAGTTTATGCACCctatttcctgcctaatagcttCAGAATTCCCCTCCTTCAATTAAGTACTGTCACATACCGTCTGCTCCTATCCTTGTCTCAGGCTATGTATGGTAAAGGTTGTGATCACCATCCCCAAAATGCTCACCGACTGAGCAATCTGATTCATGACCTGGTACATTGCCTAGCACCAGATCCAATATGGTCTCTCCCTGCtcgttggcctgtccacatattgaTTCAAGAATCATTCCTGGACATACCTAACAAATTCTGTTCTAcctaaaccttttgcactaaggagtGCAAGTCAGTATTAAGGAAGCTGAAATCACGTggagccccctggtaagcctcaggctcgctcagctctcTTTCCcttagggggagcagccttcagccccgccaaactgagtaatcaagtttgtgtagatgctgtgtgatgtaccccaccacgccaaataacagacagtacaccatatgcgattaaatgattacattttataactcttactttgactatgcagatagtaaaggaacaaaataagaactgttttttaaaaaagaaaaatgcACCATTATTATGAACCAGTTCGTGCACGCAACGTTGGAGCTCTTACTGAACCGGGTTCCCCTTCCTCCAGTTGATGTCCTCCgaactctgctgacccacgaatgggaccaccctcggtgAACGACCAAACGCTCTACTCGAGTCTGACCGTGTcccctctcctcgccgaagaccctgagCCTCGGACTCCCGCACGGGGTCCGTTCCGTCGCCCAGTTTACAGCATTGCGTCccctctctcttaccccatctgctttctgcccaaagcccgcgcaaacaatagcttacagacatacgagaaagaataacatctctcccaattggttagcaaatgaatacaattctcgttatcagtaattataacccaaacaagctgctatacagaaccactgtctcagcagttaacatcacagagaagccattctaattttaacataacaaggaaatcattttattagccttagcaataatataaaagaagaaaccccttacacacgCATGAAAACAACCCTGTAAAATCTTCCTCATTGTCTCTGTTGCTGTTGACTtaaataggaacctgaggggcaacattttcaccaAGAGGTGGGTctatgggatgagctgccagaggaagaggttgagacaggtacattaacaacgtTTAAAGGACAGTTGGCCAGGGACATGGATTGGGAACCTGAAGCTGAATATAGGTCAGGCATGGCAAATGGGACTAAATTAGATGGGGATCTacgctcagtgaccactttattatatacacctactcgttaatgcaaatatctaatcagctcatggtgtgacagcaactcaatgcataaaagcatgcagacaagaccaagaggttcagaccaaacctcagaatggggaagagatgtgatttaagtgactttgactatggaacaattgttggtgccagatgagttggtttgagaatctcagaaactgctggcctcctgggattttcacgcacaacagtctccagagtttacggagaatggtgtaaaatagaacatccagtgagcggaaCTTCTGTGGgtgcaaatgccttgttaatgagagaggtcagaggagaatgtccagactggttcaaggtgtcAGTAAATAATctcgcattacaacagtggtgtgcagaagagcatctctgaatgcacaacttgTTGAACCTGAAGTGGATGTGATGCAGTAGGAGAAGATCACCCTGGGTTCTACTCtcttaaagtggccactgagtgaaagtCACCATACGCCAGCTAATCGCaccggcctgtttccatgctgtatgagtcTTTGATATTGAAATATCCATGTACTGAATACGAACATTCAACAAAATAATTTGCTTTGATGAGTATAGTTTATTCAGAAAGGAGCATCAGAGACTGAAAAGGTCATGACACCGAAACCACACAGAAGATTCTATCAATACGGGAGAGAATGCAAAAGGGTATGATTGTTTTATCGATTGAGATTGACTTAACATTGGATTACAAAACTGAAAATGGGCCCTCAAGTTTGTAGAATATGTTGAAGGAACAGGCAGGTCAGGAAAAGGAAGCCAGGCGTCAGTGGAGAGCTTGAGATTGCATGGTTGCCATCGAGCGTGATTCCTGTCAAAGAAAAGTGACACAGTGTTAGTCTTCATATAGGGAAAGGAAACATTTCATGGAATGGGCAGCAGTGGTAGAGACACTGTCTCACAGACTCCAGGGTCCCAGGTTTAATCCTTACACCtggtggttgtgtgtgtgtgtgttcgtgtatgTACgtatgtgtgtgagggagacacacccatccccactgagtatcagtgtgtgtgtgtgagagagagagagagagagagacagaaggggcggggagagacagagacggacggaaggaagggggagggggagctattggtgatgttcacacctaggaCTTCAAACAAGACACCTATGGATGTACCTTTGAATAGCGTGTTTAAGGTAGAACAAGAGTTGTGCACACAATGAATACAGCAGATTTAAAGGCCCCAGTAGTTTTATTCTGTTTTTGACGTACCTGCAGTACTTCTCCTTTTGAGTGGGCCAATGCTGAAAGTTCCTGTTTGCTTAGTGCCTCCAGCATTCCTAGCGGTTCTCTGGAGTGGACAATTCTGAAATATACACAAGAGGTATCACTGGTTGTTATCAtgcagaacagagggacctagagGACCAGATGCAGTCTTTCCTGAAAGTGTGACACAGACGGACAAGGTGGTGAAGATGGCAGGATATCGTATTATTGGTGTACAAGACATCAGTGAGACTGCACGGAGTACTTCGTCACCCAGCTATAGGAAGGGTGTCATTAAGCTGAAGAGGATGCAGCAAAGATTCAGGAGGATGTGACCAGGACAGGAGAGCTTGAGTTATGAGAGTCTGGGCAGGCTGACACTGGTTTCTCTGGAGCGAAAGAAGCTAAGGGGTGACCTAATGAAGGTTTACAGAATTACAGAGGtcgtacaggagccagaagacccaCATTCAGTATTTCACCAGCAGCTTTATCCTCTCTACCATCAGATTAACGACTGGGCAAGttgcattatttttttttaattgcaacTTATAGACATATGTTATGGCatgtattgcactgctgccacaaaagaacgaATTTCATATCAAACACAAAGGCGGCATTCTTAGTAATATGggtccatgtccacagatccctcacaGTCACCATGCAACTTGATAAAGTGGTTAAAGAGACTTATGGTGCGATTTCCCTTATTaggcaggggattgagttcaagatcaATAAAGAAATGTTGCAGCTCttcaaactctggttagaccacacttggggtattgtgttgGAGTTTGGTAgcttcattatagaaaggatgtggaagctttagagagtttgcagaggagatttacccgaATGCTACCTGGACTAGAGATCCTGctttatgaggaaagattaaggAAGTTAGGGATTTTCTGTTTAGGGTGAAGGGTAGGAGTGGTATGTGTGTGGCACGCACAGCCAGATGTGGTGCTAGAGGCACCACATATTAATGATACATAAGAGACTCTGAAGTATATGGATAGAAGAGAAATGAATGGCTCTGTgcgagggaatggttagattgatcttggagtaggttagaaggtcggcacaacattgttagctgaagggcctgtactgtgttgtactggtTCTATATTGTCTGTAAGACTGtgttaataaacatgattctgattctgaaacgtgGGCAGGTGGGATTAGGTTACTGAaggatactgaaaggcctgggtagaatggacatagagagaatgtttccctcaataggagagtctaggatctgaaGGCACAGAATCAGATTAAACTGATGTGCATCTAGAACAGAGACAAAGtccaatttcttcagccagaggctggtgaatctatggaattcattgccacagactgctgggGAGACCAattcactggatatatttaagctggaggttgatagactcataatcagtcagggcatcaaagggagaaggcaggagaatgggattgagaaaatCTAGCCATGATTGAACGATGGGGACAATCTGATGCTTCCAAAGAAGGTCCTTtgcatggacgctgcctgatctgctgagtttctccagcgttttgtatatgttactctgcatttccagcatttgcagtcaaTAACCTTGACACTGGGTTTTGAGGCTTGTGTGTCTCATTGATCTGGAGAGGTCTGCTGGCTGGAGCCAGGTTATTATGCTTTGGCTGTTCgtagggttacccatgccaaacaggtcaaagggtagaggtcagactgtgTGGTCTAGCAGTCCTCCAAGTTCAGGAGATCAGATCAGGGCTAACAAACTTGACTggccaaacaaaattgttaccgAAACAGCAAAGAAGCATCCTACATCTAAGTGTGATGGTATTGCTGGGTCTCTACTGGGGACTAGCATGTCTGAAAGTAGAGAATACTGAGAAGTAGCTACTGGCATAACACCACCTGAACACTaccaagaccaagaccaaaaaATGGTCAATGGTAGACAGAGACGGAAGCCCTTTATTGCTCCCCTAAGCATCAGCAGCATAGTGGGAAGTAAGTAAgtaagcagatttgatgggcataacagcctatttctgctcctgtctcttatggtcttaatgtatCTGCGTAGCCACAAGGATGGGATGTGGGCTTACCAGTGAGCACTGGGTCGTTCGGAAATTGCACAGCTGAATTTGACAATGCAGGTAGAAATCATTCACCTCGCCCTGAAACTTAAAAGCTGAGAATTTGAATCGGCAAATGGGGGAGACGCCGCTTTCTTCAATCACCACCTCACTGAGAGAATTCGGGCACCTgcgtaaaaaataaataagaaaacaTATTAGACAGTGGGAGTGCTGGAGCTACTCAGATTGGCAAAGCTAACTCCGTTTCTCATACAGAACGTGTAGGAcctcagcatccatggaaagcagtagacagtcggcgtttcagcccaagacccctcatcagtacTGGGAAGCCAGAAGACGGCGGCAAGGGAACGGAAGGagtaggaggacaagctagaaggtggtacgtgctcctccccttccccgaaACACCTTATTCTTGCTTCTGCCCCCCTCCTTTCCAGGGCTGATAAATaggctcagcctgaaacttcaactaatCATCCCCTtgcctggatgctgcctgacctgctgagtttctccagcgtgttgtgtgtgtgttactcttcatttccagcatctgcagaatcccttatgTTTATAACTGTTTCCCTATTTccgacctgctgtgttcttccaatCTGTTTTGCTTTGTTACTGTTTCGGAATGTACGTATCCTTTGAAAGTGTATGCATTAATTGGTATAGGTGTATCTTTGTAtcgtgtaccgagatacagtgaggCTTTGGCCTGCCTGTCATCCACCCCGATAATTTAATATGCAAGTGCATCGAGGTAGTGAAAATGAGAAACAGATTGCAGAACATAGCTTTACTGAGA from Mobula birostris isolate sMobBir1 chromosome 8, sMobBir1.hap1, whole genome shotgun sequence harbors:
- the LOC140201713 gene encoding pancreatic secretory granule membrane major glycoprotein GP2-like — translated: MIMYRDARYSQAYTETPIFLDVGSQVYIGIHVRDLDADQFVATLENCWATPISDPSSQVKWGLITNQCPNSLSEVVIEESGVSPICRFKFSAFKFQGEVNDFYLHCQIQLCNFRTTQCSLNCPLQRTARNAGGTKQTGTFSIGPLKRRSTAGITLDGNHAISSSPLTPGFLFLTCLFLQHILQT